One Patescibacteria group bacterium genomic window carries:
- a CDS encoding epoxyqueuosine reductase QueH has translation MEKKLVLHTCCAVCGAYLCELLKNDFSEILIYFYNPNVHPKEEYEKRKEAGQKLAEIYGLEFVEGEYDDKNWFDSVKGLENEPEGGARCPICFEMRLKKTAQLAKERGFTHFATTLAASPYKSEKIVDELGEKIAEESGVEYLSTAAIGDLNKKDIWQKTRELAKKFNFYHQNYCGCVFSQRK, from the coding sequence ATGGAGAAAAAACTTGTTTTACATACTTGTTGCGCGGTTTGCGGCGCTTATCTTTGCGAATTGCTGAAAAACGATTTTAGCGAAATTTTGATTTATTTTTATAATCCCAATGTTCATCCCAAGGAAGAATATGAAAAACGGAAAGAAGCCGGTCAGAAATTAGCGGAAATATATGGTTTAGAGTTTGTTGAAGGCGAATACGATGATAAAAATTGGTTTGACTCGGTAAAAGGTTTGGAAAACGAGCCGGAAGGTGGAGCGCGCTGCCCGATTTGTTTTGAGATGCGTTTGAAAAAAACCGCTCAGTTGGCAAAAGAAAGGGGATTTACTCATTTTGCCACGACCTTGGCCGCCAGTCCGTATAAAAGCGAAAAAATCGTTGACGAGCTTGGCGAAAAAATCGCCGAAGAATCAGGCGTTGAATATTTATCCACTGCCGCTATCGGTGATTTGAATAAGAAAGATATTTGGCAGAAAACCCGGGAATTGGCTAAAAAATTCAATTTTTACCACCAAAATTACTGCGGCTGTGTTTTTAGCCAGAGAAAATAA